The genomic stretch AATGGCCAAACAATGTTCGCCCTATACACCCTACTGCTCACTTGCTCCCTTGCCCGCGCTCACATGGCTTGGGATAACAAAGTCTCCATCATCCCATTCCGTTCAGGAACAACCTATATAGAAGTAGATGAACCTGAACGCGCTACCATTTCGGCCCCCAGCGTCTCCATGATCCCCTTCCGTTCAGGAACAACTTTCATCACTGTCGATTCTCCAACACGTACCATCAATACAAAACCTCCCGTCATCTCTATCATGCCCATCAAGACTGAAACTTTCGATCATTCCCTTGATTTGTCCGAATTGGCAACACGCTCCACATTCGACGTATCTATGTTGCCCTATCACCCACGTAAATCCATCTGTAAATCCCAAGACTCACCATTCTCTTCTTCGTCCTCCACATGCCCTCCACGCAATTCTTTCCCTCCTAGGAGAACATTCTCGTTCCGGAAAAATATACCCATCTGTGCTGTCACCAAATCGGTTCCACATTACAGTGAGATTTCTCAAGATGCTCAACCAAGAAAAGCTTCTCTCGATGTTACCATCGTCCCCACCTGTTCTGGTACAACTTGCATTTCTGTAGATTATCCAACTCACACACCTCTCCTCTTTTCAGAACGTGATGATGATCCAGAATCGTATTGTGAAACGGTCTCTATAGATCCTGTTTCATTAGAATCCGCCTCTATCGAAGCCTTTACTACAAATTTCCAACCCACATCCTCCCTTGCTGCTTATTTGACTCAATTAGAAGCCAGATCTGAAGAAGATATCCCCATTAGACCAAAATTGTCTACTCTTCAATTCTCCATGGTCTCAATTAGAACCGGAACTACTTTTATCACCATCGATTATCCAACAAGAGTGAAAATGTCCACCCTTGACGTCACTATCAAGCCAATGAGATCACACACCACATTCATCACTGTGGATTCCCCCACCAGAATTACCAATTcagaatatattctttcaGTCTTACCCATTAGTGAATCTTCTCATGTAGTTATTGTTCCACCTTCTAAAGCTCCACGTTTGGAAGAGGAGGAAGAGTAGTTTGtttcacttttttttttattttttatttttatccgctttgtttttatttttatttttggttTTGGTTTTggttttgttttaatatcCCTTTCcctttgtttttttgatCTTCACTTTGCTTTCTCTTTAAATGCTACATAatgttatattattattattattattattattattatactatttattttatttacatgtatttattttactcCCTCTTTTCATTAATCACTTTTAATTGTTCATAAACTCTTTTATCTccaattaattcatttacCCATTCACTATTCCGATCTTGACCTTTTTGAACCCAACGACTTGGCCaatctaattcttcttcaagtCCTAATTGTAAATCCCCCTTTTCAAACCTTCTTATCGTATCTTGTTTCACTAAATGTGTCACATCACCACAAATGGAATCACACATGTATCgtttattataaaatcGATATATTCTCTTGGGGATATTTAAAAACCCAATTAAATTGGGGATAGGTATCATGACAATTGGTTGATGAATAAGAATAGGTAATCCAGTTTCACGATCTTTTAATGTGGTttggaaattatttaattcaatcGGTAGAGAAATTTCGTTGTATGATTTTTCAGGAAGGAATGATGGTAAACAAATTTCTTTATCGTTTGCACGTGCATCTTCGTTTGCACTTGCATCTTCGTTTGCACTTGCATCTTCGTTTGCACTTGCATCTTCGTTTGCTCCTGCACTTGCATCCCCACTTGGAAGTTCTGTAGTTTCATTCTTGACAAGAGTATTAGAATCTTGAATAGTTTCAATAAAAGTTTCTTCTTTTGGTATATCCATCATTGTTTCATTTGTTTTCTCCTCATTTGTAATATCCTTCACCATCTCTGTTGATGTTTGTAATGTAGTATCCTTggatttatcattttcaattttcgAAATCTCCCTAGCTTTATCAATTACTTCTTTGGGCATATCTAATGGTCCCAATAATCCTTCATGTAATCCAGTAATATACTCTTTAAATGCACCACGTCCCAAACAAATAACTCCTCCTGTTAATTCAGGTTCATTCTTGACACAATCTTcacttttaatttcatcaggtaattccattttataaaatataccCATATATTTTCTCATATCTAATCTTTCCACAGGTTCAGGTTTCTTGATAATTTCATTCCCTTCTTTCAATTGAGcttgttcttcttctaaattttttaaaggtAAATCTAATATACTTTTGCGGAGATTTCTCATTTCATTGGCAACATATGATCTAATAACACCTTGTTGATTCTCTACTATTATTTCATAATCTAATCCagaataataaagtatTGGTTTCACATATCTTGACcaaaattttaaacttGTTTCCAAATAATCACTTGGTGGTGGAGCAATGAAAACTTTGATCTTACGAGgtaattgattaatttctaatttctCATTAGAAATATCTTTCACTTGatcaatataattttgtcTAATGGATTTCTGTTGTTGTTTATCATATATTACACCACTCAACGCAAAACTACTGACTGTATAAAATGCTAACCATTTTTTGGAAGGTAATTTTACTTTACTCAATCCAATGCTTTTGAAAAACGTAGACATTTCTATTCAGATCTGTCTTGGTCTTTTGTATTGTTAAATATcctattattagtattattattagtattactattagtattactattattattattattatttattttttttttttattcaatattacGTATCGCTCATcggataaaaaaaaatacaagatttaaattctaCATTATCTATTATgacttaaaaaaaaaaaatacctATTAAGTTACATGTTATGATATATggtaatatataatttatacaTAATGCATATGCTCCCAcctatatataatttacatatctaaataaattcatttattttattcacAAAATAAACGTagatcaaataaaaaaaaaatattaaataaatctataGCAATCATGGTATATCTTAGTTTTGATGATCATGCTCATCAGaccaattcaaattaaatcTACCTTCAGGTggattataatttttaattttttcaattactTCTTCAGGTGTTGTGGCTACCTGAACAATATTGCCATTTGTCTCACTAATAAAGCCCTGATCAATAgaatgttttaaaaataataataatgaatcatAAAATCCATccatattaaataaaataattggtTTACTATGAATCCCCAATTGAGACCATGTAATACATTCCattatttcttctaatgTACCAAACCCACCAGGCATTGCAACAAACGAATCACTTTCATTGGCCATTAATCTTTTACGTGTATGCATATCACGAACAACAATGGTTTCACCATATTCAGAAGAAATAGGTGTGGATCCTTTATGGTTTTCAacattgttttttattttcttattcAATTCATCCACATTTCCTTGATCTCTTTCTTTAGAAATCAATGCATCAGGAATTATTCCAAGAACATTACCATCCAATTGAGGACCCATTGTAGCCTTAGCAATGCACCCCATCAACCCAGTAGATCCACCACCATAAACTAAACGCCATTTTAATTGATGGAACAATTCTCCAAGAGCTTCtgcattatttgaatagtCATCTCTGTTTCCAAAACTAGAACCACAGTAGACACAAACACTTAATCTTTCATTAGTTTTCaacatatttttcttttttcaacttttttaacctattatttttatttttattttgtattaataaGTATGTgctttcttttgtttttgaagTCTATGACTAATTAATACATCTAAGATGTATTTTGCCTTATATAATAGATTTTCGGGGAATTCATAAGGACTCCGATTCTCCAAATTGCGATAAGGGAAGAATttgttatttattaatatcctCGTGCTAATAAAAGAGAATTGTATTCACATCCAACTTCAAGATTCATATTTAAGATATACAacatttattatcatatgcattaattctataaaattatattgataCATGAGATCTATATATTCTACTAAAACATTTTGTATCTAATACGATATCTTGTAATTGGAAATGTATCAACTACcatatttctaatttgtAGAAGGGTATGCCAATctcttatatatatactccACTTGACCCCAATCATCTATACCTTGTTCATAATCTTCTTCAAGCACTTCTAATCCCTTTTCCTCAATAATACGCCAAAGAGTTTctctttctttattatatttggtTCGAATTGGTAATTCTAAATGAACTTccccattttttttcaaaaatctTTTTACAGTATCCATTAACCAGATTGGATGTTGAGGACTATATATTGGATCAGCAATTAGTATAATATCAAATTGTATATCCCCATATTTTTCAACGAATGAATCATGATTTGTCCAATCTAATACATCAGCAATCACTGAATTGTGTGTAGAAAGATCGTTTAATTTGGCATTTGTTCTTAAATTGGGTACAATTTCAGGTAAATCTGTTAAAAATACTTGagaaaattcatttgaatGAGAAATAGTATATGTGATACCAACTAACCCGGTCCCTGACCCTAATTCTAAAACCCTTGGTTTAGAAGACCCAGAACAATTTTCTAAAGTAGGTATACGGTTTGCCAAGACAAGAGAGGAACCCCACGTCTTATGGCCTAAATTATCTGATGTTAAAGCAGGCTCATACAATTTAATAGtcttttctaaattattaattcgAAAATCTCTAGTCATGGAAGGCTGT from Henningerozyma blattae CBS 6284 chromosome 4, complete genome encodes the following:
- the TBLA0D05170 gene encoding uncharacterized protein yields the protein MFALYTLLLTCSLARAHMAWDNKVSIIPFRSGTTYIEVDEPERATISAPSVSMIPFRSGTTFITVDSPTRTINTKPPVISIMPIKTETFDHSLDLSELATRSTFDVSMLPYHPRKSICKSQDSPFSSSSSTCPPRNSFPPRRTFSFRKNIPICAVTKSVPHYSEISQDAQPRKASLDVTIVPTCSGTTCISVDYPTHTPLLFSERDDDPESYCETVSIDPVSLESASIEAFTTNFQPTSSLAAYLTQLEARSEEDIPIRPKLSTLQFSMVSIRTGTTFITIDYPTRVKMSTLDVTIKPMRSHTTFITVDSPTRITNSEYILSVLPISESSHVVIVPPSKAPRLEEEEE
- the TIM54 gene encoding Tim22-complex subunit TIM54 (similar to Saccharomyces cerevisiae TIM54 (YJL054W); ancestral locus Anc_1.328); translated protein: MSTFFKSIGLSKVKLPSKKWLAFYTVSSFALSGVIYDKQQQKSIRQNYIDQVKDISNEKLEINQLPRKIKVFIAPPPSDYLETSLKFWSRYVKPILYYSGLDYEIIVENQQGVIRSYVANEMRNLRKSILDLPLKNLEEEQAQLKEGNEIIKKPEPVERLDMRKYMGIFYKMELPDEIKSEDCVKNEPELTGGVICLGRGAFKEYITGLHEGLLGPLDMPKEVIDKAREISKIENDKSKDTTLQTSTEMVKDITNEEKTNETMMDIPKEETFIETIQDSNTLVKNETTELPSGDASAGANEDASANEDASANEDASANEDARANDKEICLPSFLPEKSYNEISLPIELNNFQTTLKDRETGLPILIHQPIVMIPIPNLIGFLNIPKRIYRFYNKRYMCDSICGDVTHLVKQDTIRRFEKGDLQLGLEEELDWPSRWVQKGQDRNSEWVNELIGDKRVYEQLKVINEKRE
- the LOG1 gene encoding Log1p (similar to Saccharomyces cerevisiae YJL055W; ancestral locus Anc_1.327), giving the protein MLKTNERLSVCVYCGSSFGNRDDYSNNAEALGELFHQLKWRLVYGGGSTGLMGCIAKATMGPQLDGNVLGIIPDALISKERDQGNVDELNKKIKNNVENHKGSTPISSEYGETIVVRDMHTRKRLMANESDSFVAMPGGFGTLEEIMECITWSQLGIHSKPIILFNMDGFYDSLLLFLKHSIDQGFISETNGNIVQVATTPEEVIEKIKNYNPPEGRFNLNWSDEHDHQN
- the EFM2 gene encoding S-adenosylmethionine-dependent methyltransferase (similar to Saccharomyces cerevisiae YBR271W; ancestral locus Anc_1.325) — translated: MFDPLDLYTPEEPPKDIHVVLERRQLLENEKSEDNILESYSNGDDEDYSMLSPLQVLDLPPPQTTPADILETTLILLGPSTQLNFNNEVPSIDRSEVTTEQLDELCHWNIINKPYSYLTTKDSLLTRLPSLSTQCSSGSPVKLLSYYTSILHRCENNPELTQLSTIVAKRIAELCGRTAQPSMTRDFRINNLEKTIKLYEPALTSDNLGHKTWGSSLVLANRIPTLENCSGSSKPRVLELGSGTGLVGITYTISHSNEFSQVFLTDLPEIVPNLRTNAKLNDLSTHNSVIADVLDWTNHDSFVEKYGDIQFDIILIADPIYSPQHPIWLMDTVKRFLKKNGEVHLELPIRTKYNKERETLWRIIEEKGLEVLEEDYEQGIDDWGQVEYIYKRLAYPSTN